A DNA window from Candidatus Binatia bacterium contains the following coding sequences:
- a CDS encoding ribonuclease HII, translated as MTPKQRKTKNAYERERRRLHRLHRFEEAARARGFTFVGGIDEVGRGPLAGPVVAACVVASEPLFIRGLNDSKLVRPDLRVELAETIKLRAIAWAVGSASVAEIDRLNIYWASVLAMERAIASLPSAPEYLITDAVRIRSFAGPQEPLIKGDARCAVVAAASIVAKVHRDALMIELDKEDSRYGYALHKGYSTPYHLEALRLHGPSVHHRANWARVRDAQLELGLDSIEAFEAVAE; from the coding sequence ATGACGCCGAAGCAGCGTAAGACGAAGAACGCCTACGAGCGCGAGCGGCGGCGCCTGCACCGGCTGCACCGCTTCGAAGAGGCGGCTCGCGCGCGCGGCTTCACGTTCGTCGGCGGCATCGATGAGGTGGGGCGCGGCCCGCTCGCGGGGCCGGTCGTTGCGGCCTGCGTCGTCGCGTCGGAACCCCTCTTCATCCGCGGCCTCAACGATTCAAAGCTCGTGCGCCCCGATCTGCGCGTCGAGCTCGCCGAGACGATCAAACTGCGCGCGATCGCGTGGGCGGTCGGCAGCGCGAGCGTCGCCGAGATCGATCGCCTCAATATCTACTGGGCGAGCGTCCTCGCGATGGAGCGCGCGATCGCGTCGCTTCCGTCGGCGCCCGAGTATCTCATCACCGACGCGGTTCGCATCCGCTCGTTCGCGGGGCCGCAGGAACCGCTGATCAAAGGCGACGCCCGCTGCGCGGTCGTCGCCGCCGCCTCGATCGTCGCGAAGGTCCATCGCGACGCGCTGATGATCGAGCTCGACAAGGAAGACTCCCGTTACGGTTACGCGCTGCACAAGGGCTATTCGACGCCGTATCACTTAGAGGCGCTGCGCCTGCACGGCCCGAGCGTCCATCATCGCGCGAACTGGGCGCGCGTTCGCGACGCGCAACTCGAACTTGGCCTCGACTCGATCGAGGCCTTCGAAGCCGTTGCAGAGTAA